A region from the Rhinoderma darwinii isolate aRhiDar2 chromosome 2, aRhiDar2.hap1, whole genome shotgun sequence genome encodes:
- the AMER2 gene encoding APC membrane recruitment protein 2: MDLHCDCAESPAAEQPSGKINKTAFKLFGKRKSGSAMPTIFGVKNKGDGKTTGKMGMVRSKTLDGLADAVLENSKKDEQCPSEAAAADTTSTDANRQAVTIKTDVSPSSPVSKSHSFFSLLKKNGKLENVKGENAEQRAGGRQKKGLKGLFNSIRWNRKDKNFKDDKEGAIENQPGLILSGSLTASLECIKEEIQKPLCEPEVPAETLTVDWPCEEPSGEVTISLEDNQFTATEESPCSSQQPIKPQDGDAAGSPHTESTDQLPEPAVETLQEKKDENITGCGDIIADHDDNGGSGTGARLIHGNGKKAIFKKTPNIIVYQGGGEEMASPDQVDDNDIQEFLGMIPPTEDVNKEVGKVSTMRQSSREEKHTESTCDTTVAKPSKLKQLATNCNDKGDVKSRGKEQRDSVRNSDEGYWDSPTPGPEEEPAKSTGKKALSRDSCSGDALYDLYTEPEENTARAHAEEKRPCQAHTKPLSPVTITCPVKANFTKDSKIPISIKHLPVHSPSQPADTGSSTPSAAPVKSELPRTKIPVSKVLVRRASNKVITGPSGKTALHEPARK, encoded by the exons ATGGACTTGCATTGTGATTGTGCTGAATCCCCAGCAGCTGAGCAGCCATCAGGAAAGATTAATAAAACCGCTTTTAAATTATTCGGGAAAAGGAAATCGGGCAGTGCTATGCCAACGATATTTGGTGTGAAAAACAAGGGAGATGGAAAGACCACAGGCAAGATGGGCATGGTACGGAGCAAGACCCTGGATGGATTAGCTGACGCCGTGCTGGAGAACAGCAAGAAAGACGAGCAGTGTCCATCGGAAGCTGCTGCTGCTGATACAACAAGCACTGACGCCAACAGACAGGCAGTCACAATAAAGACAGATGTTTCGCCCAGCAGCCCCGTATCTAAATCACACAGTTTCTTTTCTTTGCTTAAGAAGAATGGGAAATTAGAGAACGTGAAAGGGGAGAATGCAGAACAGAGAGCTGGCGGCAGACAAAAGAAGGGACTAAAGGGCTTGTTTAACAGTATACGGTGGAATAGAAAAGACAAGAATTTCAAGGACGATAAAGAAGGGGCTATAGAAAATCAACCTGGCCTTATTTTGTCCGGTTCCTTGACAGCAAGCTTAgaatgcatcaaggaggaaatacaAAAACCTTTGTGTGAACCAGAAGTACCTGCAGAGACTCTCACAGTTGACTGGCCCTGTGAGGAGCCGAGTGGGGAAGTCACCATCTCACTTGAGGACAATCAATTTACAGCAACAGAAGAATCTCCGTGCTCATCACAACAACCTATCAAGCCCCAAGATGGGGATGCTGCAGGTAGCCCGCACACAGAGTCCACGGACCAGCTTCCAGAACCAGCAGTGGAGACCCTACAGGAAAAGAAGGATGAGAACATAACAG gatgtggtgatattattgccGACCACGACGATAACGGAGGCAGCGGTACCGGTGCAAGGCTTATCCATGGAAATGGCAAGAAAGCCATTTTCAaaaagaccccaaatattattgtGTATCAGGGAGGTGGAGAGGAGATGGCAAGTCCAGATCAGGTAGACGACAATGACAtccaagaatttttggggatgatACCGCCAACGGAGGACGTAAACAAAGAGGTGGGAAAAGTGAGTACTATGAGACAGTCCTCAAGGGAGGAAAAACATACAGAGAGCACGTGTGATACGACTGTAGCAAAGCCATCTAAGCTAAAACAACTTGCTACTAATTGTAATGACAAAGGGGATGTGAAAAGTCGAGGGAAGGAGCAGAGAGACTCTGTACGTAATAGTGATGAAGGTTATTGGGATTCACCAACACCAGGCCCAGAGGAAGAGCCCGCTAAGAGTACGGGAAAGAAAGCGCTATCCAGAGACAGCTGCAGTGGAGATGCACTGTATGACCTATATACAGAACCGGAGGAAAACACAGCCAGAGCGCATGCGGAAGAGAAAAGACCATGCCAGGCACACACCAAGCCCCTCTCTCCTGTAACCATCACATGCCCTGTCAAGGCAAATTTTACAAAGGACTCAAAAATACCCATCAGCATTAAACACCTGCCAGTTCATTCCCCCAGCCAGCCAGCGGACACTGGTAGTAGCACACCATCAGCTGCACCAGTAAAAAGTGAACTTCCAAGAACAAAAATCCCAGTCTCAAAAGTACTAGTAAGACGGGCCAGTAATAAGGTCATAACTGGACCTTCAGGTAAAACAGCATTACATGAACCAGCTAGGAAATAA